CCTTGCCATTTCAACCAAGGGAGCAGGTCCCAAGTAATACTTGTTGGCCACTTTGTTCATGGTTGATAGAAAtctgaagaaaaaaaatttaataatttaatgcAATTTGTCAATTTGGTAATGATTTTTATAGGAACCAGGCTGAGAGTATCATACATTAGGACTCCTGTTACAGCTGGTTCAGAAGTCTCTCCTTCCTGAAGAACAATTCATTTGTCAATGAAGAATTAGAAAGTGTCGAAGAAATTGAGATCAAGAACCAGAAGCTTACCCTGTAGAAGTCCAAATGGCTTTCGATATCGTACTCGCACTCTCGTCTCCTCAAATACTGAAAAGTAAGACGAAGGGTGGTCAGACTCAGGGATTGAACAAAAAACCACAGTGATGGATCTTGAATTCTACCTCCATTGCCGCTCGTTCCCTTTCGATGTCTCCTCTGATACAGTATGCAGCGCCCCACTGTAATGGAATCGATTTGTATTGATTCAACACAATGAATGATCTTAAAAACCGAGTCTACTTACGCAGATTGCTCCTTCTTTAGGTTCCAAGGTGCAGGTTCTGGCAGGATTCTCCGGTGTACCTCTGTGATCTATGCAGGCTAGTAGAAGGAGCGCCAAAGTCAAATCTTTGCCTCGATGAAAACATAGGAAGGAAAACAAATGAATATCTTCTCCCTACCAAGATCAAAAACACGCCTGTAGTCCTTGACAAACCCTATGATCTTCTCATCGAATTCGAATCCAGGGTTCCAAACCAGAGATCCATAGCCGAAAACCCAGAGCACCATGATTCCGAAACCCTACACTCCATTCAACAGAAATCGAAGTtacttttccaaaaaaaaaaaaatctcgccCCATTTTCTCCCACATTGCAATCCGATACGGCATTTTGTGCAAAAACCATCCATTTCGATTACAGATCCCGATCGAGAAAACTCCAAAAGGGGCGAGAGCACGCTCACCTGAAGGGGGGAAAAGCGATTCGAGGAGAGATTTGAAGCGGATGCTCCTCCTTGAACCGGCGACCTAAGGGAAGACCTTCGACCACGGAATCA
The genomic region above belongs to Zingiber officinale cultivar Zhangliang chromosome 11A, Zo_v1.1, whole genome shotgun sequence and contains:
- the LOC122032180 gene encoding gamma-glutamylcyclotransferase 2-1-like — protein: MVLWVFGYGSLVWNPGFEFDEKIIGFVKDYRRVFDLACIDHRGTPENPARTCTLEPKEGAICWGAAYCIRGDIERERAAMEYLRRRECEYDIESHLDFYREGETSEPAVTGVLIFLSTMNKVANKYYLGPAPLVEMASQIATANGPSGNNRDYLFKLEKEMANIGHEDDYVVELANEVRNVLDSMKQQKSPNVPLPLRSHASFLPIESRSENPLIVDSS